GTGCAATGGCTCAGCAACATACACGAAACGGTTGTGCATTAATTGGGAGGACATAAAATTACTCCTCTCCACCCTTTTTATGTAGTGCATTGGTGCATGAAATTGGTGCATCTTTACCAGTTATGAAATTCAAACTATTTTTCATCGTTATCTGGTGCTTCACAACCTCAAGTCTTTGGGCGCAAGACTACAAAATTGAACATCTTTCACTCGAAGACGGACTTTCACAAAGCATCGTTTATTCCATCACCCAAGACCACAAAGGTTTTATGTGGTTTGGGACACAAGATGGACTGAACCGCTATGACGGATATACCTTCAAGGTATATAAACCCCAACCTTTTGACAGCACCTCATTGCGAAACAATTCTATAACAGCTGTTTTGACCGACAAAAATGGTCAATTGTGGGTAGGCACCGCTTGGGGTGGTCTGCATTTGTACGACCCTATCAACGATCACTTCAGAAGATTTTATCACCATCCAATAGACAGTAATACCCTTAATAGCCAGCGCATTTTGAGTTTACACGAAGGTAAACGTGGAATATGGGTAGGCACTGCAAATGGCTTCAGTTTGATGGAAACAAAAGGCTCAGATTCCAAAAATTATCGAGTTCGTTTTCAGCGTTTTTTGTACGACTCCAATCAAGAACGGGGTGAAAATCAAAATTTTGTTCGGGCATTGTACGAAGATGCGAGAGGGGATTTGTGGGTAAATGGTCTCAACAAACTGCTGAAATACGAATTTTCCAAAAGCAACCAATTGAAGGATGCGCCTATCGTTTCTTTTGAATATGATGAGCAAAACCCCAACAGTATTTCCTCCTACTACATCAATGATTTTGCTACTGATCAAAACGGAAATTTTTGGATAGCCACTGGCTTTGGGTTGAATAGATACATAGAAGAAAGTCAAACTTTTGAGCGATTTTACCACGAAACTGAACAGCCCAACAGCTTGCCGAACAATAGAATTAGACGCATCATCTGCGCTTCAAATGGTGATCTATGGATTGCAACCAATGGCAATGGAATCAGCTGCATCAAAGCCAATTCTTTACCTACCAAAAACAAGGCAACACAACAATTGAAGTTCAATCATTATACTGCTTTCGACAAAGACAATTCACTTTCCACCAACTATATAGAAACCATTTTTGAAGACCAACTAAACCAAGGAATAATCTGGGTCGGTACAATGGTTGGCGGATTGAACAAACTAACTCCCATCACCAAACGCTTCAAAAGCATCCATTTGAAGGAAAGACCTTTCAACCAATGGGTCGAAAATAGTGCTGTTTTTTGCACCTTCAAAGACCAAAAAGACAGGATTTGGATGGGAACTGAAGACGGACTTTTGGTGTATGATGTAGCAAACGAACAACACCAGCTTCTTTCTGCCAATAAAAAATCTGACCATTCATTGAAGGAAAACTTTTGCACTACCATTATCAGTGATCAAGCCGACAATTTATGGGTAGGTTCTAATCATGGACTCTACAAAGTAACCGAACCTGAACCCAATCAGTTCTCATTCAAGCGTTACCAAACTTCTGAAGACTGCAAAGACCAATCTGCTTCCTGTGTTTATGCTGCTCCAAATGGGTTGTTGTATATCGGTACATGGTCAGGTATGAGCGTATTTGACCCCATCAGTGACGAAATACTTGGTTGTCCAATTATACTCGACACTTTGGCATTTGAATCCAAAGGCTACAAAGTAACCGATTTTTTGCAGGACGAAAGCGGCAATCTTTGGATAGGAACGCTGCAAGGTTTGATTGTGATTGAAGATTTTGAAACAGCTTGGCACAATTGTGCCATTCAGCCGAATCTGAAAATATACCACCACAACGAAAACAATCCCAACAGTTTGTGGGACAATTATATTGCCGATTTGGAACAAGATGATGCAGGTAATATTTGGGCGGCAACAAGTAGTGGAATTGTCAAAATATTACGACAAGGAGAGGATTTACATTTTGGAGCACTGACAGAAAAAGATGGGTTGTCGAACAACATGGTATATGGCTTTTTGAAAGATCCAAAAACGGGTAATTTCTGGATGAGTAGCAACGGTGGCATCACCAAATTTGATCCCACAGAAAAAACATTTGACAATTACACCATGCAAGATGGGCTGCAAAACAATGAGTTCAATGGAGGGGCTTTCACAATGGCTTATGATGGGGAAATGATTTTTGGAGGCATCAATGGCATCAGTCGTTTTTATCCCAGTGAAATTCAATACGATACCATCCCTCCAAAAATTTGGATTACCTCCCTAAATTATGACAAAAACAAACAACTCAACCTGCTTTACCAACCCAATCAGACCATCAAACTACCTTATGGCAAAAGTCATTTTTCGATGGAATTTATGGCAATAGACTACATCCATCCCAATGAGTGTCAATATGCTTACCTCCTCGAAGGGTTGCACGAAGATTGGATTTCTGTTGGTACGAATCGCCAAGTAAATTTTTCGGACTTGTCGCCTGGTACATACACTTTTAGAGTCAAGGCTTGTAATGGAGATGGAATTTGGAACGAGCAAGGAGCAGCCGTCCAAATTGCGATTTTACCTCCATTTTGGATGACAGGATGGTTTTATCGGTTGATTGCATTGCTCATTTTAGCGATTTTATGGTATTTGCATCAATCGAGTGTGAAGCGAAAAATTGAGAAAGTGGTGGAAATCGAAAAAATTCGCAAAAATGCAGCTGCAGATTTTCACGATGAGTTGGGACATAAATTGACGGTTATTTCTTTATTCAGCGAAATTGTGAAAGACAAATTGACAGGAAAGATTGATAATGAAGTAAGTCCACATTTGGATAAGGTTATCAAAACCTCCAATGAGTTGTATTTTTCGATGAAAGATTTGTTGTGGGCTTTAGACCCTTCCAAAGATTCCATTTACGATTTGGCGATTATGCTCAAAGATTTTGGAGATGAACTTTTCGACAAAACGGGCATACATTTCCACTCCGAAGGCATCCGCCCACTGCTCAAAACCCGCAAGTTACCAATGCACTACAAACGACATATCGTGTTGATTTTCAAAGAAGCAATGAACAATACACTCAAACATGCCGGCTGTCACAATACCTTGCTGGCGTTTGACTACAATGGCAATGGCCATCTGCAAATCTCCTTCAAAGACGATGGTCATGGATTTGAAATTCCAAAGGTGAAGGAAGGAAATGGGCTACTCAATATCCAAGATCGAGCCGAGCGCATCAATGCCGATTTAGCGATTCAACCCCATAATCAAGGCACGGCAATTGTCTTACAGTGTGATTTGGATGAAGATGTGAAGACATATTTCTAAGAGTGGTTTATTTTGAAAGACTACAAAAGTTTTGAAAACTTTTGTAGTCTGCGTAGGAAAAAATTCACTTCGACACCTTCAATGCAAAACCCACTCCTCTCCTATTTTCAATTTGCACACTATCATCAGAACTCAAATATTTTCGGAGGCGGCTGATAAAAACGTCCATGCTACGACCCGCAAAATAATCATTCTCACCCCAAAGTCGCGTCAAAATAGCCTCTCGTGTAACCACTTCATTTCGGTTGTCCCACAAAAGTTGCAGAAGTTTGGCTTCTTGCAGGGTTAAAGAAAACTCGCCCCTTTCCCCCTTCAATAACAGATTGGTACGATCAAAAGAAAAAACTCCTATTTGTTGCAACACATCCATTTTTGTGCGGTTGGTACGCCGCAAAATATTTTGAATCCGAAGCACCAATTCGTCAATCTCAAAAGGTTTGGTGATGTAATCATCTGCCCCCAAAGCCAAACCTTTCACCCGATCCCATTTCTGATTTTTGGCAGTCAGAAAGATAAAAGGTACTTCCTCATCCAAGTTTTTGATGCGTTTCGCAAGATCAAAACCATCCATTTCTGGCATCATAATATCCAAAATACAGAGGTCAAACCTATTGGTTTTGAAGCTATTCAGCCCCTCCAAACCATTTCTACAAAGCTCCACTTCAAATTCATGTGCTTCCAAGTAGTGTTTCATGACATTACCCAAATCGGTATCGTCTTCGACAAGTAATAGATTCTGATTCATCTGTTTAGAAATTTTGTCTTGGCAGTTGGATTCTAAAAATACTTCCTTTCCCTTTTTTGCTCTCTACTTCAATCGTACCCCCATGTGATTCTATGCTTTTGCGGACATAATACAAACCCAAACCCAAGCCCTTTACTGTATGTAGATTCCCTTTTTGTCCTCTATAAAATTTGTCAAAAATATGTTGTTGGGTTTCCCTGTCCATTCCCATACCTTTGTCTTCAATACTTATTTGCAGATATTCGCCATTATCATTCGTTTTGACCCTAATAATAGGGTTTTCTCCGCTGTACTTCAAAGCATTGTCCAAAAGATTGGAGATAACTGTGGTAAGGTGAAATTTATCTATGTTTATGATGTCTTGATTTGCAGATAAATCGACCTCCAGATCCAAAGGCTTATCGGTTTGCTTCAATTTAAAATCTGCTACAATGGTTGCCAAAAAACTATTCATTTCCACAGGTTCTTTCTCCAAAGTAGGATTTGTTCGCTCCCAAATGGTCAAATCCAAAACTTGATTGATCAATTTTTGCAGTCTTTTGGATTGACGATCAATCACTTCCACCATGTTTGCAGCAAGCACAGGGTTGTTAACGATTTTACCATTTTGCAGGCTTTTATTGGCCACAGCAATTGTTGCCAAAGGCGTTTTCAACTCATGACTGATATTGTTGATAAAATCACTCTTCATATCCGACATTTTTTTCTGTTTGCGCCAATGATAAATCGTGTAAATAAACACCACTAAAATAGTCAGTATGGTCAGTATCGAAAGCGTAAAAATTCCATACATTTCTTTGATTAACAAAGAATTCCTTGCAGGCGTATCTACATACAAGGCATAGTCAATCAAGCATTTATTGCCAACCACAGACCGTGTATCCATGATGTGGTTGTCTGTGCTTAAATCTTGTAAATTACCTAGAAGCAGTAAGCCTTCTTTGTCCCCTTCTTTTTCAAAAATCACAAGCTCACTTGTTGTACCCAACAAAATCCCTACGTGTCGAACCACTATTTGGTAATCAAAATTAGATGAAATATCATTTGTGTATTTGTATCCTGCAAAAAACGCATCTAAATCGTTGTAGTATTTCAAATTCGCTATCAACCGTTGGTAAAACTGCTTTTGCAGCTTATCCAATTCCTCCTTGGATTGAATTACCGTCAATGCAACGGTAAAATCTGTAGCTATGCTATCTATCAGTGTGTGAGCATCATTGTAAAACACTCCTCCACTAATACAATCTTCATAGGCATCAAAAATGGAGTTTCGGTATGTGATAACAAACTCCTTATTCTTCAACTGATACGTGTTTGACACCAAAAAATACTGCACTCCCATCAAAGCAATCAATGCTAAAGCTGAGAAAATAATCGCTATTCGTATGTTAGGGCTATTGATCATAAATAAAAGTAAGCAAGCAATCTACAAACTTAATCTAAAAAAACGCTAAAAAATAGATTTTCAAGTCTTTAACAATTCATTAACAAACGAACCATCATTGAATGAAACCTTATAGTCAAGGTTTTCGTAGGTAGAAATAGGAAATCTTTGTCACAACTCCAATTATTAACATACAAATTCACCCAAAAATATTTCTCTTTAAGCAATCTGTTTGTGCAGCACGCTTAAGGCACAACAGCGCCGTCATGCGATTGCCTTTGGTAACAATGGCGGTGCTTAATATTACTCCTTCTTTCTTTGGAGAATCATTCATTTTCAACGACAAACGCCGCAAGTTTAGAGAACTTACGGCGTTTGTCATCTTACAAAGTTATTGAAAGATCAATTGTTTTACTTCAAATTCAACGGAACATTTTCTTGAATATAGATTCCCGTTTCGATAGGCACTTCAAAGTTTCCATCTGAACCAAGATACAACAGGTCGAAGGACTTATTATTAAACTTACTCACCTTTATATCATTTGTTTTGATGTTAACCAACCCTTCTGACGTTTCAATTGCAAGCAATTTTACCGAAACTTCACTTGGGTTTTGGTTGTTGTTGGTACTACTCACATTGGCCTGAACGTATGTACCTCGATGTAACAATTCTTCACCATTGATGACAATTGATTCCAATAGCCTCAACCTGATAGGTTGATCGAAGGCTTCCCAATCTGAAGGAGGTGCACTCAATTTTAGTTGTGTACCAGTGAGTAAAGTATTTTTTGGAGCTATCGCTGCGGCAATTTCCACATTGCCGCCTCTAAATGATTCTGCATTCAAAAGATTGGGTTGTTTTTGCTGACTTGCTTTTTGTGCTGCATTCGTAGTTCTAACATCACTATTTCCTCTAGTATTGTTTCGAGATGGCGCATTGATACGGCCGTTTGTTTGCTTATTAGCATCTGCAGCAGTGGAAGAATTTGAAGACTTTCTTCTATTATCCGCCATTTCTGACTGAATCGGGCGAATTTTTGTCAGTTTCCAAAACTGTCCACTGTATCCTTTTTTTTCTCCCAACAATACAGTGTTTTTACCATCGTTCATCACATCCAATACTTTATTCTCGGTTTGCCACATGGTATAGAGTTGAAAAAAACCATCATTTGTAGGTACTATCCGCCAATATTGTCCACTGTAATTACCACTTTTAGCTAGTTGAGGGCGGTTGTTTTGACCATCGTTTACAATGTCCAAACATTTATCTTCTTTCTGAAAAGCAGTCGTTAGTTTGTACCATCCATCTTGTACAGGAGTCAATTTCCAATATTGACCGCTTACATTTGCTGTTTTCGCCAATTGAAGTTGGCAGTTACATTTTCCATCATTCACAATATCTAAGGCCAAGTCATCACCTTGCCACATATTGGTGAGCCGATACCAATAACTGGGATCTATTGGATTATCATTGTTTTGTGCAACCAATAAACTGGAAAATATACCAAGGCCTAAAGTGAGTAGGGTGAGTAAATGCAAGAAAAAAGAATTTGTTAATTTCATGTTTTGTAGGTTTTAATGTTTAATTAAAATTCTCTTGGAGAGAACAAAGGCTTAGGAAGTCCTTTCACGGCATTTGTCAAAGAATCATTAAAAGAATAGAGAGCAGAATCAAAGCAGCATATAAACCATTGGCTTTTATGCCTATGTCTTTCATTCTACAACTTCCACTAATTATTGATTTTGGTTTTGTTGTTGATACTATTGTTGTTGAATTTTTGTATCGTATTGCTTTTCTGCTCAATCACCTGATTATTCATTTTTGTAGGGTCTATCACCAAGACATTGAAGTAGGCATTTTCGGACAGGGCTTCTTTATCACAGTTATATACCGTCCATTTATCGCTATGATAATACACACCTGAATTGTGCTTGTTGTAAACACTTGTATTCCAACTTGAAGTTATAAAAATCAACAGATTTGAATCTCCATTTGTCGCAGTATTTTCCATCACAGATACGTGTTGATAGCCCTTCAAAAGTTTGTCCTTAGTCGATTTATGGTTCAAAAGACTTGCGCCCTTCAATCCAACATCTTCGCTTTTCTTCAAAATCAACACATTAAATTGGGCATTCTCAGGCATTGGAGTCATATCTTGATTGAAAATTGTCCAAAAACCTTTCTCGTAGTAAACCCCAATTGGATGATTGTTGTAAACACCTTTGGCATTATCACCATAATTTTGCGTGACAATTAATTTTGCATCTCTATCTCCGTCACTGTAAGGATGTTTGATGCGTGTAATGTGTTGTTTGGAGCCAAAAATATTTTCTTTGGTGGCTTTGTGAACAAACACATTAGGGCCTGCATTTGGATACGCCAATACATTGAAGCGATAGTCTTCTGGAATATTCTTTGTGCGATCTTGGTTAAATATCCTCCATTTGTCGTTGTGCCAATACACGCCTACGGTGGTTGGATTGTAAGGAGATTTCCAGTTGGGAGTGATGAAAACAATGGCATTTTGATTATTATTTGTTTCCCTATTATCAAGTATCGTAGAATTACCGATTGTATTTGTTTTGGTCGAAACGTGGCTAAAAACTTGTGGAACAGGTGGGCGAATAGTGGGTTGTGTAGGATTCGTATTAGGCGTATAGGGTTCTGATTCTTTCACACTTTTTGCATCCACAATTTTATAAATCGGATATTTTTTTTCTGTTCCAGTAGCAAAAGACACGATTCTAGTGTGTAAATCCAGTTGTACATGAGCGTTTCGAGATTTGTCAAAAAGATAGACCGACCAATCATCCCTTTGCTCTTCCACAAAATTAAACTTGGTTTGTCCATCCAATAAATCTACTTCAATCCAACCTTTGCCGTCTTTTTGAATAAATTTTCCTTTTGCACCACCGTTATTTTCAAAAGTAACTTCTTGAACAAGCCAACCGTTTACTTTAGCCGATACATTCATAATTTCATACAAAGGTTGTTTTTGCTGATTTCTTGCATCGCTGTACATTACTTTTTTGGTGTGTAAATCCAGTTGAATAGCTACATTTCGTCCTTCATCCTTCAAATAAACAGACCATTCATCTCGGTTCATTTCTCTAAATTCAAATGTGCCAGCACCTTTTGCAGAACCTATTTCCTTCCATGATTTTGCAGCTACTTGCCTGTAAACACCTAACTGCGCACCATTTCGACCAAATTCTACATAATTTACATTCTTACCATTGACCAATTCTATATTTGGTTTACCTTCTGGTTGATACGGTTTGGTAGGAGGCTTGACAGCCACGTTCAAGATGTCGTACAAAGGGCGTTTTGCTTGGTTTGCTTCACCACCGTACATCACTTTTTTGGTATGCAAATCCAATTGAATGTAGGTGCTACGGGATATATCTTGCAAATAAACAGACCACTCATCACGATTGACTTCTTCAAACCTAAAACTCGATGCACCTTTTGCTACTCCAGTTTCTTGCCAAGTTTTTTCGCCAATTTGTTGATAAACACCCAATATCTTGCTGTTTTGACCAAACTCCAGATAATTGACATTCATCCCATTCACTACGTTTGACTTTATTTTACTCGTAGGATTGTAGGCTTTAAGCGGTTTGGTAAACACATCTGCTTTTGGCTTTTGAGCAAGACTGTCTTTAGGAGCAAATGTTAGAAAGCTGCAAGTAATAACCAACAGCACAAAAAAAGTTTTGATGCGATTCATGTAGTTGAGATTTAAGGAGTATTAAAAAAAATGGTGGGAGTAGTTGCAATCAGAAATTAAAGATAAGGAAATAACCACTAAATATTGCATTTTAGCTACCCAAAATCCATTTCAGTCTCCAAACCAATTAGACGAATTGCGAATTAAGTTTCCGACAAAAACCTCAAAAAAAATGTATTTTTTCTAAATTTCTTTAATTATCCATTTCCAATATCTCTGACTCTACCCATTGCTTCAATTCTTCTTTCGTGTGGTAGTAAAAAGCCCTTCCTTTTTCGGTCAAATAAGGATAATGTAAATCCATGATTGACTTTACTCCTCCTGCAATGCTAATCGTCTCTTCCCCCAAAATTTCTCGTGCTAAGAGCCAAGAATTTTGAATTGCCCACGAATTTCTCGCCAACGAATCGTAGAGTCCCTCGGAAGGTTCTTCAATCAAATAACCCATGTCCACTCCTACATACAATACCTTTCTATTGAAGCGAATAAGATGAAATATTTGTTCTTTGAAAGAGTCTTTGATTTCTGGATAAAGGTGGATAATCTCCAAAATATCACGATAAAAAAAGCGAAATTGAAGTTGAAATTTGAGGTAATCTTTGGTAATCGTCACCGCATTAGAAGACTTCAAAAAAACTTTTTTTATCTCACTCAATTGCTTCAACATATAACGATACACCGAATCTATGATGTCTTTTTTGGTCTTAAAATGATAGGTCAAGTTACCTGGGCTTAGTTCCGCCGCATCTGCAATGTCACGCACACGAACATTGCCGACTCCTCTCTGATTGAACAAATCAATCGCCGTTTGAATAATATTTTTTTTCGTTCCTTTCATCCTCACAAAAGTAAAGTTTAGCCTTCAACGAAGCAATTTTTTTAGTATTTTTGTACTAAATTTGCATATCTTCAACACACTAAAAACAAACAATCATGGTCAAAAACCCTCCAATTCAATTACCCGCAGGTATCATCCCTCAATTTGACAGTTTAGAAGCAGAGCGTTACTACCGAAAAAGCAGATTAGCAGGTGCTTACCGTATATTCGGCAAATTTGGTTTTTCGGAAGGAGTAGCAGGACACATCACTGTTCGTGACCCAGAGCATACCGATTGTTTTTGGGTCAATCCATTCGGTTTGTCCTTCAATCAAAT
The Chitinophagales bacterium genome window above contains:
- a CDS encoding two-component regulator propeller domain-containing protein, translated to MKFKLFFIVIWCFTTSSLWAQDYKIEHLSLEDGLSQSIVYSITQDHKGFMWFGTQDGLNRYDGYTFKVYKPQPFDSTSLRNNSITAVLTDKNGQLWVGTAWGGLHLYDPINDHFRRFYHHPIDSNTLNSQRILSLHEGKRGIWVGTANGFSLMETKGSDSKNYRVRFQRFLYDSNQERGENQNFVRALYEDARGDLWVNGLNKLLKYEFSKSNQLKDAPIVSFEYDEQNPNSISSYYINDFATDQNGNFWIATGFGLNRYIEESQTFERFYHETEQPNSLPNNRIRRIICASNGDLWIATNGNGISCIKANSLPTKNKATQQLKFNHYTAFDKDNSLSTNYIETIFEDQLNQGIIWVGTMVGGLNKLTPITKRFKSIHLKERPFNQWVENSAVFCTFKDQKDRIWMGTEDGLLVYDVANEQHQLLSANKKSDHSLKENFCTTIISDQADNLWVGSNHGLYKVTEPEPNQFSFKRYQTSEDCKDQSASCVYAAPNGLLYIGTWSGMSVFDPISDEILGCPIILDTLAFESKGYKVTDFLQDESGNLWIGTLQGLIVIEDFETAWHNCAIQPNLKIYHHNENNPNSLWDNYIADLEQDDAGNIWAATSSGIVKILRQGEDLHFGALTEKDGLSNNMVYGFLKDPKTGNFWMSSNGGITKFDPTEKTFDNYTMQDGLQNNEFNGGAFTMAYDGEMIFGGINGISRFYPSEIQYDTIPPKIWITSLNYDKNKQLNLLYQPNQTIKLPYGKSHFSMEFMAIDYIHPNECQYAYLLEGLHEDWISVGTNRQVNFSDLSPGTYTFRVKACNGDGIWNEQGAAVQIAILPPFWMTGWFYRLIALLILAILWYLHQSSVKRKIEKVVEIEKIRKNAAADFHDELGHKLTVISLFSEIVKDKLTGKIDNEVSPHLDKVIKTSNELYFSMKDLLWALDPSKDSIYDLAIMLKDFGDELFDKTGIHFHSEGIRPLLKTRKLPMHYKRHIVLIFKEAMNNTLKHAGCHNTLLAFDYNGNGHLQISFKDDGHGFEIPKVKEGNGLLNIQDRAERINADLAIQPHNQGTAIVLQCDLDEDVKTYF
- a CDS encoding response regulator transcription factor → MNQNLLLVEDDTDLGNVMKHYLEAHEFEVELCRNGLEGLNSFKTNRFDLCILDIMMPEMDGFDLAKRIKNLDEEVPFIFLTAKNQKWDRVKGLALGADDYITKPFEIDELVLRIQNILRRTNRTKMDVLQQIGVFSFDRTNLLLKGERGEFSLTLQEAKLLQLLWDNRNEVVTREAILTRLWGENDYFAGRSMDVFISRLRKYLSSDDSVQIENRRGVGFALKVSK
- a CDS encoding HAMP domain-containing sensor histidine kinase, producing MINSPNIRIAIIFSALALIALMGVQYFLVSNTYQLKNKEFVITYRNSIFDAYEDCISGGVFYNDAHTLIDSIATDFTVALTVIQSKEELDKLQKQFYQRLIANLKYYNDLDAFFAGYKYTNDISSNFDYQIVVRHVGILLGTTSELVIFEKEGDKEGLLLLGNLQDLSTDNHIMDTRSVVGNKCLIDYALYVDTPARNSLLIKEMYGIFTLSILTILTILVVFIYTIYHWRKQKKMSDMKSDFINNISHELKTPLATIAVANKSLQNGKIVNNPVLAANMVEVIDRQSKRLQKLINQVLDLTIWERTNPTLEKEPVEMNSFLATIVADFKLKQTDKPLDLEVDLSANQDIINIDKFHLTTVISNLLDNALKYSGENPIIRVKTNDNGEYLQISIEDKGMGMDRETQQHIFDKFYRGQKGNLHTVKGLGLGLYYVRKSIESHGGTIEVESKKGKGSIFRIQLPRQNF
- a CDS encoding RICIN domain-containing protein, which gives rise to MKLTNSFFLHLLTLLTLGLGIFSSLLVAQNNDNPIDPSYWYRLTNMWQGDDLALDIVNDGKCNCQLQLAKTANVSGQYWKLTPVQDGWYKLTTAFQKEDKCLDIVNDGQNNRPQLAKSGNYSGQYWRIVPTNDGFFQLYTMWQTENKVLDVMNDGKNTVLLGEKKGYSGQFWKLTKIRPIQSEMADNRRKSSNSSTAADANKQTNGRINAPSRNNTRGNSDVRTTNAAQKASQQKQPNLLNAESFRGGNVEIAAAIAPKNTLLTGTQLKLSAPPSDWEAFDQPIRLRLLESIVINGEELLHRGTYVQANVSSTNNNQNPSEVSVKLLAIETSEGLVNIKTNDIKVSKFNNKSFDLLYLGSDGNFEVPIETGIYIQENVPLNLK
- a CDS encoding TetR/AcrR family transcriptional regulator encodes the protein MKGTKKNIIQTAIDLFNQRGVGNVRVRDIADAAELSPGNLTYHFKTKKDIIDSVYRYMLKQLSEIKKVFLKSSNAVTITKDYLKFQLQFRFFYRDILEIIHLYPEIKDSFKEQIFHLIRFNRKVLYVGVDMGYLIEEPSEGLYDSLARNSWAIQNSWLLAREILGEETISIAGGVKSIMDLHYPYLTEKGRAFYYHTKEELKQWVESEILEMDN